A part of Octopus sinensis unplaced genomic scaffold, ASM634580v1 Contig18705, whole genome shotgun sequence genomic DNA contains:
- the LOC115231527 gene encoding zinc finger BED domain-containing protein 5-like produces MLLTTRGQDIFDILSAYLVKYNLSLNSCVGICIDRAPSTIDSIKGFVSLVQQQNPNVTHSHCFLHREVVVSKTIPVALKQVLNQVVEMVNYIKSRPLKGCLFEQICVDMDSQHKRLLLHTKVRWLSKGKVLHRILELQKELHAFFKEEKHECFLEYLQCEFWVSNLEYLTEIFAQLNSVNTEYDWVPNPFIKIPSNIGLKICEEEKLSSISSDHGLKNQ; encoded by the exons ATGCTACTCACTACAAGAGGTCAagatatttttgacattttatctGCCTACCTCGTAAAATACAATTTATCCTTGAATTCATGTGTTGGAATATGTATCGATAGAGCACCATCTACGATAGACTCTATTAAAGGTTTTGTATCGCTCGTACAACAGCAAAATCCTAATGTTACACATAGTCATTGCTTCCTACATAGGGAGGTAGTAGTTTCAAAAACAATACCAGTTGCGTTAAAACAAGTATTAAACCAAGTTGTTGAAATggttaattatattaaaagtagGCCGTTGAAGGGTTGCTTATTTGAACAAATTTGTGTGGATATGGATTCCCAGCACAAACGCTTACTTTTACACACAAAAGTCAGATGGCTCTCAAAAGGTAAGGTGCTACATCGCATACTTGAACTCCAGAAGGAATTGCATGcattttttaaagaagaaaaacatgaatGCTTCTTGGAATATCTACAATGTGAATTTTGGGTTTCCAATCTGGAATATTTAACTGAGATATTTGCACAACTTAATAGCGTCAACACAG AATATGATTGGGTTCCGAATCCCTTCATAAAAATTCCATCTAATATTGGTCTGAAAATATGTGAAGAAGAGAAATTGTCATCTATATCTAGTGATCATGGACTTAAAAATCAA